GCCTGCGGCCTCTCTGGCAGGGTAGGCTGGAGGCGGCGACCTCGCTTTTGGTCTTTTCGCTCGTCGTCGGGGTGGTCCACGTCCTTCTGAGCTTTTGTTTCGCCATTGCACAGAGGCTTAGGGACCGCGCCGGGAAGAGGGCAGCGGCGATGGCGGTTTCGATAGCCGCCCTCTGCGCGGTCTTCTTCATCCTCGGCTCTCTGGCCGGTTATCTGCCCAGGGGGGCCTGGCTCGGCGCGGTGGTCTTCCTCATAGTCTGCATAGCGGTTCTAATATATCTGGAAGGCATAATCGCCGTCCTCGAACTGGTCACGGCGCTGGGCAACATCCTCTCCTACGCCCGCCTGATGGCTCTGGGCATAGCGAGCGCGGCGCTCGCCTTCGTGACGAACAAACTGGCGGGAGCCACTGGAAACGTGGCTGCCGCCGTGGCGGTGGTGGTCGTCCTCCACGGGATCAACATGGTCCTGGGCCTCTTTGGCCCGGCCATTCAGGGGCTTCGCCTCCACATGGTTGAATTTCTACCCCGCTTCTACGAATACGGCGGAAGGCAGTTCCGCCCCTTCGGGAAAGGAAAGCAAAATGCCTGAAAAAGGACTTATCGCAATCGGAGCGGCGCTGGCGGTGGGAATCGCCGCCATAGGGACGGGGTGGGCGCAGTCCCGCATCGGCTCGGCCGGCGCCGGGGCGATGGCGGAAAAGCCTGAGGTGAGCGGTTTTATCATCGTACTCGTCGCGTTACCCGAGACTATGGTCATCCTCGGGTTCGTCGTCGCGACCATGATCATCCTGATGCTCTAGTGTCCTTAGTCATGGAAGAAGGGCTCTTGGCCGTCGTAACCCGCGAGGGCGAGCGGGAAAAGGGCGAGATAGAGGCGCAGGCCAGGCAGAGGGCCGAGGCCATACTTTCGGAGGCCCGCGCCCGCGCCGGCGAGATCGCCGTCTCGTGGCCGCCGGCGCCGTCCCTGTCTGGGGGAGATACCCGGTGGGCCGAGAGAAACGCCGCTTTCTCGAAATCATTTGAAACGGCGCTGGAAAAAATACGGTCGGCGGCACTCGGAATTCTAAGCGGCCTTCCCCGGCCGGAGCGCGTCCGGCTTCTTCTTTCCTTCTGGGAAGAGGTTCACCGCGATCTTCCGGAGGGGCAGTATCTGGTAAAGGGACCGCCCGAGGCGGCCGGGCTGGCGGTTTCCTCCGGCGGCTTCGTCTTTTCCTTTGAGGAGGTCCGGGAGGAGAGGGTGACGATACTCTCCGGCGACGGGACGAGGGTTCTTGTGTGGTCGCTCGAAAGCGTCGTGGAAAGCTACTTTCGTTCCCGGAGGGGGAAACTTGCGTCGGTGATTCTGGAGGGCGGGGTTGCTTGAGCCGGCCGACTACCTGAACGCGAGGCTCCGTGGGAGAAAATCGCGTTTTCTCGGCCCCGAAAAGCTCCGCGAGCTCTCCCGGCTGGATTCCGTGGAGGAACTCAGGAAACAGCTCACGGACACCCTTTACGGACCCCACCTTTCGCGCCTTGGCTATCTCGAAAAGGACACGGCGCTCCTCATCGAGAGGGCGGTGGGGGAGACGCTGAGGGAGGATTTGAAAGCCGTCAGAGGCTTTTCTCCCGAGCTTTCCGCGTCCCCGGCCTCCTTCCTCTTTTCGAGGTGGGACGCCTGGAACATGAAGGCTGTCGCAAGGGGACTTCACTCCCACGAGAGCGCCGAAAGGATTCAAGGCTCGCTGGTGCAGGCGGGCTGGGTCGAAGAGGCGGTGTGGCGCGAGATAGCTTCCTCACGGACCCTGCGGGAGGGGGCGGAGAGGGCCCTCCTCCTCGGCGTGCTGAGCGCGGGCCAGTTGAGGGAGTCTTTCGGCGAGGACAGGAGGTACCGCTCGGAGGTGGCGTCGCTGGAGGACTCGGTCGACCGGCGCTTCTACCGCGAGGCGCTTAGGGGGCTCGAAGAAAAGGGTGAGCGCGAGGAATTCTGGA
This genomic interval from bacterium contains the following:
- a CDS encoding ATPase produces the protein MPEKGLIAIGAALAVGIAAIGTGWAQSRIGSAGAGAMAEKPEVSGFIIVLVALPETMVILGFVVATMIILML